The following are encoded together in the Methylorubrum sp. B1-46 genome:
- a CDS encoding mannose-1-phosphate guanylyltransferase/mannose-6-phosphate isomerase, with protein sequence MAEADHETILPVILCGGSGTRLWPASRESMPKQFTPLVDPATSTFQATVRRVADGRVFAKPTVIASAESRFIVAEQLAQSGISADILLEPERRDSAAAVAVAALHGAHRGPATVVLVMAADHVIEDAAAFAQAAQEAARGARLGQIMTLGITPTRPATEYGYIRTGGALPNAPGIYRVERFVEKPDIAGAERLIGDGALWNSGYFLFRADVMISELEAYAPQVLEAARGALANAATDLDFVRLEAASFARAPKTSIDYAVMERTTRAGVLAVSFAWSDVGTWDAVWQVLERDAQGNAVRGRVELVETTGSLVHSEGDGLTTVVGLDNVVVVATPDAVLVASKAQSGKVKDLVTVLREKAHPEADAHRRMYRPWGWYQRIDIGERFQVKRIMVTPGGRLSLQKHFHRAEHWVVVKGTAEVTLNDSIILVHENEAVYLPIGAMHRLTNPGKIPLELIEVQVGSYTGEDDIIRLEDVYGR encoded by the coding sequence ATGGCCGAGGCGGACCACGAAACAATCCTGCCCGTGATCCTCTGCGGCGGTTCGGGCACGCGGCTGTGGCCGGCCTCGCGCGAGAGCATGCCGAAGCAGTTCACGCCGCTCGTCGATCCCGCAACCTCGACCTTCCAGGCCACCGTCCGCCGCGTCGCCGACGGGCGCGTGTTCGCAAAGCCGACCGTAATCGCGTCCGCCGAGTCCCGCTTCATCGTCGCCGAGCAACTGGCGCAGAGCGGTATCTCCGCCGACATTCTGCTCGAACCCGAGCGGCGCGATTCCGCCGCCGCCGTGGCGGTGGCCGCGCTCCACGGCGCACACCGGGGTCCGGCGACGGTGGTGCTGGTCATGGCCGCCGACCACGTGATCGAGGATGCCGCCGCCTTCGCTCAGGCCGCGCAGGAAGCCGCCCGCGGCGCCCGGCTCGGCCAGATCATGACGCTGGGCATCACCCCGACCCGGCCCGCGACCGAGTACGGCTACATCCGCACCGGCGGCGCACTTCCCAACGCTCCGGGTATCTACCGTGTCGAGCGCTTCGTCGAGAAGCCGGATATCGCTGGGGCCGAGCGTCTGATCGGGGACGGCGCCCTGTGGAACTCGGGCTACTTCCTGTTCCGCGCCGACGTGATGATCTCTGAGCTGGAGGCGTACGCTCCGCAGGTGCTGGAAGCCGCCCGCGGGGCGCTCGCGAACGCCGCCACCGATCTCGACTTCGTCCGGCTTGAGGCGGCGTCCTTCGCGCGGGCCCCGAAAACCTCGATCGACTACGCCGTGATGGAGCGCACCACCCGCGCGGGGGTGCTGGCGGTCTCCTTCGCGTGGTCGGATGTCGGCACCTGGGACGCCGTCTGGCAAGTGCTGGAGCGCGATGCGCAGGGCAACGCCGTACGCGGGCGGGTCGAGCTGGTGGAGACGACCGGCAGCCTCGTGCACAGCGAGGGCGACGGGCTCACCACGGTGGTCGGGCTCGACAACGTGGTTGTGGTCGCGACTCCGGATGCGGTGCTGGTCGCCTCGAAGGCGCAGTCGGGCAAGGTCAAGGATCTCGTCACGGTGCTGCGCGAGAAGGCGCATCCGGAGGCGGACGCCCATCGCCGGATGTACCGGCCTTGGGGCTGGTATCAGCGCATCGACATCGGCGAGCGCTTCCAGGTGAAGCGGATCATGGTGACGCCGGGCGGGCGGCTCTCGCTGCAGAAGCACTTCCACCGGGCCGAGCACTGGGTGGTGGTGAAGGGCACCGCCGAGGTGACGCTCAACGATTCAATCATCCTCGTCCACGAGAACGAGGCGGTCTACCTGCCGATCGGCGCGATGCACCGCCTGACCAACCCCGGAAAGATCCCGCTCGAACTGATCGAGGTGCAGGTCGGCTCCTATACCGGCGAGGACGACATCATCCGCCTGGAGGACGTCTACGGCCGCTGA
- a CDS encoding lipopolysaccharide biosynthesis protein, with product MAVIAAFILNAGLNFVLGIAIARMLGPADFGRFALATAGAVVLNTLLFEWLRLSATRFYSARVREAEPWIRRGLDQAYGAVAVALFAAAALCAGLGIAVDPTPEGRWVMTAGTMVAAIGIGLFDYHAALARARFIGGAYLRLVVWKNGLAFILMAGTAWLFPQPVWVLIAGGASQFLAVLPMRKILGDKLLGDGLLGHAPASPHGQMRRTLRLFAAYGLPLIAANAVYQIMPFLNRAAIAGTAGFAEAGYFALAADLGSRAFSTLGAALDLLLFQIAVQAEEHHGREAAETQVSRNIAIVVALLLPCAAGYWAVTPALQALIVPEEFRGPFADYTDLLIPGLFCLSIMNFALNPIFQIRRRTSPVVAAALAGLAVNGVGLLVLPRWIGPQGVAVAQTLGLATAVVVLGLRALTGAERLPLPGRDLALTVGACFAMVLAVLPFRGLEPTLALPACIGAGVLVYGALVWFLDIAGLRTVVRERFPKRLTAPVR from the coding sequence ATGGCCGTCATCGCCGCCTTCATCCTCAATGCCGGGCTGAACTTCGTCCTCGGCATCGCCATCGCCCGGATGCTGGGGCCGGCCGATTTCGGTCGCTTCGCCCTGGCGACGGCCGGGGCGGTCGTGCTCAACACCCTGCTGTTCGAGTGGCTGCGGCTCTCGGCGACGCGGTTCTACTCGGCGCGGGTGCGCGAGGCCGAGCCGTGGATCCGCCGGGGGCTCGATCAGGCCTATGGGGCCGTCGCGGTGGCGCTGTTCGCCGCCGCCGCCCTCTGCGCCGGGCTCGGGATCGCCGTCGATCCGACCCCCGAGGGCCGGTGGGTGATGACCGCCGGCACCATGGTCGCGGCGATCGGCATCGGACTGTTCGATTATCATGCGGCGCTCGCCCGCGCCCGTTTCATCGGCGGCGCCTATCTCCGGCTCGTGGTGTGGAAGAACGGTCTCGCCTTCATCCTGATGGCCGGCACCGCCTGGCTGTTTCCCCAACCGGTCTGGGTGCTGATCGCGGGCGGCGCGAGCCAATTCCTCGCGGTGCTGCCGATGCGCAAAATTCTCGGCGACAAGCTTCTCGGTGACGGGCTGCTCGGACACGCACCCGCCTCGCCCCACGGCCAGATGCGAAGGACCCTGCGCCTGTTCGCGGCCTACGGCCTGCCCCTGATCGCGGCCAACGCCGTCTACCAGATCATGCCCTTCCTCAACCGGGCCGCCATCGCCGGGACCGCGGGATTCGCCGAGGCGGGCTACTTCGCGCTCGCCGCCGATCTCGGCTCGCGCGCCTTCTCGACGCTCGGGGCGGCCCTCGACCTGCTCCTGTTCCAGATCGCCGTGCAGGCCGAGGAGCATCACGGGCGCGAGGCCGCCGAGACCCAGGTCTCACGCAACATCGCCATCGTGGTGGCGCTGCTCCTGCCCTGCGCCGCCGGCTACTGGGCGGTGACCCCGGCGCTTCAGGCGCTGATCGTGCCGGAGGAATTCCGCGGGCCGTTCGCGGATTACACCGACCTGCTGATCCCGGGCCTGTTCTGCCTCTCGATCATGAACTTCGCTCTCAATCCGATTTTCCAGATCCGGCGCCGGACCAGCCCGGTCGTCGCCGCCGCCCTGGCCGGCTTGGCCGTCAACGGTGTCGGCCTCCTCGTGTTGCCGCGGTGGATTGGACCGCAGGGCGTCGCTGTCGCGCAGACGCTGGGTCTCGCTACGGCGGTCGTCGTGCTCGGCTTGCGGGCCCTGACGGGAGCCGAGCGCCTGCCTCTGCCGGGGCGCGACCTCGCCCTGACCGTGGGCGCCTGCTTCGCCATGGTTCTGGCAGTGCTGCCGTTCCGCGGCCTGGAGCCGACGCTGGCCCTGCCGGCCTGCATCGGTGCCGGGGTGCTGGTCTACGGCGCGCTGGTCTGGTTCCTCGACATCGCGGGGCTGCGCACGGTGGTGCGGGAGCGCTTTCCGAAACGGCTTACCGCGCCCGTTCGTTGA
- the glpD gene encoding glycerol-3-phosphate dehydrogenase — translation MSGPFDLLVIGGGINGVGIARDAAGRGLRVLLCERGDLAEHTSSASTKLIHGGLRYLEQYEFRLVREALAERERLMRLAPHIIWPLRFVLPHDAGLRPAWMLRVGLFLYDHLARLKTLPRSEALRLGRDGVGAPLQKRLTRGFAYSDCWVEDSRLVVLNALDAAEHGAEIRTRTTVESARREAGAWTITLYDSERRQRESVRARIVVNAAGPWVGETLLRTLALEARPKVRLVKGSHIVVRRLYEGDQAYILQQPDRRIVFAIPYERDFTLIGTTDVAHEGEPGPVRISAEETRYLCACINRSFERSIGPDDVVWSFSGLRPLYDDAAANASAVTRDYVLELDHDGPPVLSVFGGKITTYRRLAEHAMEKLRPHLPGMKPAWTGGAPLPGGDMPGADFEEFASTLAAEYPFLPEATVRRLARAYGTRAARLLGDARALPDLGETFGGDLSAREVDYLVRHEWARASDDILWRRSKLGLHMDREGVARLGRYLAAASGPGSQRP, via the coding sequence GTGAGCGGCCCCTTCGATCTCCTCGTGATCGGCGGCGGCATCAACGGCGTTGGCATCGCCCGCGACGCCGCTGGGCGGGGGCTTCGCGTGCTGCTGTGCGAGCGCGGCGACTTGGCCGAGCACACCTCGTCCGCCTCGACCAAGCTGATCCATGGCGGCCTGCGCTACCTCGAACAATACGAGTTCCGGCTCGTGCGCGAGGCGTTGGCCGAGCGCGAGCGGCTGATGCGGCTCGCCCCGCACATCATCTGGCCGCTGCGCTTCGTCCTGCCGCACGATGCCGGCCTGCGCCCGGCCTGGATGCTGCGGGTCGGGTTGTTCCTCTACGACCACCTCGCGCGCCTCAAGACGCTGCCGCGCTCGGAGGCGTTGCGCCTCGGCCGGGACGGTGTCGGCGCGCCGCTCCAGAAGCGCCTGACGCGCGGCTTCGCCTATTCCGATTGCTGGGTCGAGGACAGCCGCCTCGTCGTGCTGAACGCCCTCGACGCCGCCGAGCACGGCGCGGAGATCCGCACTCGCACCACCGTGGAATCCGCCCGGCGCGAGGCCGGCGCCTGGACCATCACCCTCTACGATTCCGAGCGGCGGCAGCGGGAGAGCGTGCGGGCCCGCATCGTCGTCAACGCCGCCGGCCCCTGGGTCGGCGAGACGCTGCTGCGCACGCTCGCGCTCGAGGCCCGGCCGAAGGTGCGGCTCGTCAAGGGCAGCCACATCGTCGTGCGGCGGCTCTACGAGGGCGATCAGGCCTACATCCTGCAGCAGCCCGACCGGCGCATCGTCTTCGCCATCCCCTACGAGCGTGACTTCACCCTGATCGGCACCACCGACGTGGCGCACGAGGGCGAGCCCGGCCCGGTTCGCATCTCGGCCGAGGAGACGCGGTATCTCTGCGCCTGCATCAACCGCTCGTTCGAGCGCTCGATCGGCCCGGACGATGTGGTCTGGAGTTTTTCGGGGCTGCGCCCGCTCTACGACGATGCCGCCGCGAACGCCTCGGCGGTGACCCGCGACTACGTGCTCGAACTCGACCACGACGGGCCGCCGGTCCTGTCGGTGTTCGGGGGCAAGATTACCACCTATCGGCGGCTCGCCGAGCACGCGATGGAGAAGCTGAGGCCGCACCTACCGGGCATGAAGCCTGCCTGGACCGGCGGAGCGCCGCTGCCCGGCGGCGATATGCCCGGCGCGGATTTCGAAGAGTTTGCGAGTACGCTCGCAGCCGAGTACCCGTTCCTGCCCGAGGCGACGGTCAGGCGGCTCGCCCGCGCCTACGGCACCCGCGCCGCCCGGCTGCTCGGCGATGCGCGTGCCCTCCCCGATCTCGGCGAGACCTTCGGCGGCGATCTCAGCGCCCGCGAGGTCGACTACCTGGTGCGGCACGAATGGGCGCGCGCGTCCGACGACATCCTCTGGCGCCGCTCGAAGCTCGGCCTGCACATGGATCGAGAGGGGGTCGCGCGGCTCGGGCGCTACCTCGCCGCCGCATCCGGTCCCGGATCTCAGCGGCCGTAG
- the glcE gene encoding glycolate oxidase subunit GlcE — protein sequence MISYAPATEQEAAAIVAQAAGRSEPLRLVGGGTKAAFGRPPQDEATLSATGLTGITLYEPAEMVVAARAGTPLAEVEALLAGRGQMLPFEPMDHRPLLGSTGEPTFGGVAAANNSGPRRINAGAARDSLIGVRFVNGRGQAIKSGGRVMKNVTGLDLVKLMAGSWGTLGLLTEVTFKVLPVQEQVTTLVLPGLDDATAVEALAAALGSPFELTGAAHLPGGVGGGEPRTLMRVEGFSKSVAYRLGELRRLLRRYGEAHTAEGEASAALWGAVRDATPLAEPRGAAIWRISTAPTRGPAVTAAIGAERGARWFYDWGGGLIWLATDPADDAGAAVIRAAVKAAGSGHATLVRAPETLRAAVPVFEPLSEPLMRITAGIKAAHDPAGIFNPGRMYAGI from the coding sequence ATGATCTCATACGCGCCGGCGACTGAGCAGGAGGCGGCCGCTATCGTCGCGCAGGCGGCCGGCCGCTCGGAGCCGCTGCGGCTCGTCGGCGGCGGCACCAAGGCGGCGTTCGGACGTCCGCCCCAGGACGAGGCGACGCTTTCCGCGACCGGACTCACCGGCATCACCCTCTACGAGCCGGCGGAGATGGTCGTCGCCGCCCGCGCCGGCACGCCGCTCGCCGAGGTGGAGGCTCTGCTGGCCGGGCGCGGCCAGATGCTGCCCTTCGAGCCGATGGATCACCGCCCGCTCCTCGGGTCCACCGGCGAGCCGACCTTCGGCGGGGTGGCGGCCGCCAACAATTCCGGGCCGCGGCGCATCAATGCGGGCGCGGCCCGCGACAGCCTGATCGGCGTGCGCTTCGTCAACGGCCGCGGCCAAGCGATCAAGTCCGGCGGGCGGGTGATGAAGAACGTCACCGGCCTCGACCTCGTGAAGCTGATGGCCGGCTCCTGGGGCACCCTCGGCCTGCTGACGGAAGTCACTTTCAAGGTGCTGCCGGTGCAGGAGCAGGTCACGACCCTGGTCCTGCCGGGCCTTGACGACGCGACGGCGGTCGAGGCGCTCGCCGCCGCCCTCGGCTCGCCGTTCGAACTCACGGGCGCCGCCCATCTGCCCGGCGGGGTCGGCGGCGGCGAGCCGCGCACACTGATGCGCGTCGAGGGTTTTTCTAAGTCGGTGGCGTATCGCCTCGGCGAGTTGCGCCGGCTGCTGCGCCGTTACGGGGAGGCGCATACCGCCGAGGGCGAGGCCAGCGCCGCGCTCTGGGGCGCGGTGCGCGATGCGACGCCGCTGGCCGAGCCGCGCGGCGCCGCGATCTGGCGGATCTCCACCGCGCCGACCCGCGGGCCGGCGGTCACCGCAGCGATCGGGGCCGAGCGCGGCGCGCGCTGGTTCTACGATTGGGGCGGCGGCCTGATCTGGCTCGCCACCGACCCTGCGGACGATGCCGGTGCCGCCGTGATCCGCGCCGCCGTGAAGGCAGCCGGGAGCGGCCACGCGACGCTGGTGCGCGCGCCCGAGACCCTGCGCGCCGCGGTCCCCGTCTTCGAGCCGCTGTCCGAGCCGCTGATGCGGATCACCGCCGGCATCAAGGCCGCGCATGATCCGGCCGGTATCTTCAACCCCGGCCGGATGTATGCCGGCATCTGA
- a CDS encoding inorganic phosphate transporter, producing MSDALSLASDGSTAERAEPSAHGPNLGGRTHPAGIGLFFLVLVGGIGYALFNLITDMQAAGQPPLAIGAFALLGLALLIALGFEFVNGFHDTANAVATVIYTHSLPPAVAVVYSGVLNFLGVVVSTGAVAYSVVTLLPVELVLKAGSSAGYAMIFALLIAAIIWNLGTWALGLPNSSSHALIGSVLGVGLANQLLAPEGSDTSGVQWDQAWSVLRALLFSPVVGFVMAGLLLLAMRFLIRNRALYREPEADAPPPLWIRALLILTCGGVSFAHGGNDGQKGMGLIMLILIGAAPTAYALNRTMSEASTPAFIQVSEHARTVFQKRAEQAPLPSPAEARAQITEAAGKKDLDRPEVYAALAALSNDIATQVKAYGALRHVPAEATPNLRNDMYLASDAIHSLRKREGLFVSDEAETLKTYETSLNDGTRYIPTWVKVSVALALGLGTMVGWKRIVVTVGSRIGKKHLTYAQGASAEITAAGTIGLAEAYGLPVSTTHILSSGVAGTMAANGSGLQWATVRNLAIAWLLTLPAAITLAGLLYAGLRFVF from the coding sequence ATGTCAGACGCTCTCAGCCTGGCGAGCGACGGTTCGACCGCCGAGCGCGCCGAACCGTCGGCCCACGGTCCAAATCTCGGCGGGCGCACGCATCCGGCGGGTATCGGCCTGTTCTTTCTCGTGCTCGTCGGCGGCATCGGCTACGCGCTGTTCAACCTGATCACCGACATGCAGGCGGCCGGCCAGCCGCCGCTGGCGATCGGCGCCTTCGCGTTGCTCGGCCTCGCGCTGCTCATCGCACTCGGCTTCGAGTTCGTGAACGGGTTTCACGACACCGCCAACGCGGTCGCGACGGTGATCTACACCCACAGCCTGCCCCCCGCCGTCGCAGTGGTCTATTCGGGTGTCCTGAATTTCCTCGGTGTCGTCGTCTCGACCGGCGCCGTCGCCTACAGCGTGGTGACGCTGCTCCCCGTCGAACTGGTGCTCAAGGCGGGTTCGAGCGCGGGCTACGCGATGATCTTCGCGCTGCTCATCGCGGCCATCATCTGGAACCTCGGCACCTGGGCGCTCGGCCTGCCGAATTCCTCCTCACACGCGCTGATCGGCTCGGTCCTCGGCGTCGGCCTTGCCAACCAGCTCCTCGCTCCCGAGGGGTCGGACACGTCCGGCGTGCAGTGGGATCAGGCGTGGAGCGTGCTGCGCGCCCTGCTGTTCAGCCCGGTCGTCGGCTTCGTCATGGCGGGCCTGCTGCTGCTGGCGATGCGCTTCCTGATCCGCAACCGCGCCCTCTACCGGGAGCCGGAGGCCGACGCGCCGCCCCCGCTCTGGATCCGCGCCCTGCTGATTTTGACCTGCGGCGGCGTCTCCTTCGCCCATGGCGGCAATGACGGGCAGAAGGGCATGGGCCTGATCATGCTGATCCTGATCGGTGCCGCGCCCACCGCCTACGCGCTCAACCGGACGATGTCGGAAGCATCGACGCCCGCCTTCATTCAGGTCTCCGAGCACGCCCGAACGGTCTTCCAGAAGCGGGCGGAACAGGCTCCGCTGCCGAGCCCGGCCGAGGCACGGGCGCAGATCACCGAGGCCGCGGGCAAGAAGGATCTCGATCGGCCGGAGGTCTACGCCGCGCTCGCTGCCCTCTCGAACGACATCGCCACGCAGGTGAAGGCGTACGGAGCGCTCCGGCACGTGCCGGCGGAGGCGACGCCGAACCTGCGCAACGACATGTATCTCGCCTCCGACGCCATCCACAGCCTGAGGAAGCGTGAAGGCCTGTTCGTCAGCGACGAGGCGGAGACGCTGAAGACCTACGAGACGAGCCTGAACGACGGCACTCGCTACATCCCGACCTGGGTGAAGGTGTCCGTCGCCCTGGCGCTCGGCCTGGGTACCATGGTCGGCTGGAAGCGCATCGTCGTCACCGTCGGCAGCCGCATCGGCAAGAAGCACCTGACCTACGCCCAGGGGGCGTCCGCCGAGATCACCGCGGCGGGCACCATCGGCCTCGCCGAGGCCTACGGCCTGCCGGTCTCGACCACCCACATCCTGTCGAGCGGCGTGGCCGGCACCATGGCGGCCAACGGGTCCGGCCTGCAATGGGCCACGGTGCGCAACCTCGCCATCGCGTGGCTGCTCACCCTCCCCGCGGCGATCACCCTGGCCGGGCTCCTCTACGCCGGCCTGCGGTTCGTGTTCTGA
- the scpA gene encoding methylmalonyl-CoA mutase, whose protein sequence is MSSRIPDFASVAYATDGFKAPPPPAGEPWMTPEGIPVKGFYGPEDREGCEGIDSFPGLPPYLRGPYPAMYVTQPWTIRQYAGFSTAEDSNAFYRRNLAAGQKGLSVAFDLATHRGYDSDHPRVSGDVGMAGVAIDSIYDMRTLFSGIPLDEMTVSMTMNGAVLPVLALYIVAAEEQGVPPEKLAGTIQNDILKEFMVRNTYIYPPKGSMRIISDIFGYTSKNMPKFNSISISGYHMQEAGATQDLELAYTLADGVEYIKAGLAAGLTIDQFAPRLSFFWAIGMNFFMEIAKMRAARLIWAKLVKEFEPKSDKSLPLRTHSQTSGWSLTAQDVFNNVTRTCIEAMAATQGGTQSLHTNALDEALALPTDFSARIARNTQLFLQQESGTTRIIDPWGGSYYVERLTRDIADRAWEHIREVEALGGMAKAIEAGIPKLRIEEAAARAQARIDSGRQTIVGINKYKPDDEMKIDLLRVDNADVRAKQIDKLKRLRAERNQADVDAALAALTKAADGEGNLLELAVNAARAKATVGEISEALEKAWGRHRAEIRSISGVYKREVGGMSPVVEKVRGLVEAFEENDGRRPRILVAKMGQDGHDRGQKVIASAFADLGFDVDIGPLFATPEEAARQAVENDVHIVGVSSLAAGHLTLVPELKAALKTEGRDDVMIVVGGVIPPGDYDALYAAGASAIFPPGTVIAEAAVKLLGELNGRLGYGERQAAE, encoded by the coding sequence ATGAGCTCCCGGATCCCCGATTTCGCCTCCGTCGCCTATGCGACCGACGGCTTCAAGGCGCCGCCTCCGCCGGCCGGGGAGCCGTGGATGACGCCCGAGGGCATTCCGGTGAAGGGGTTCTACGGTCCCGAGGACCGCGAGGGCTGCGAGGGCATCGACTCGTTCCCCGGCCTGCCGCCCTACCTGCGCGGGCCTTATCCGGCGATGTATGTCACCCAGCCCTGGACGATCCGGCAATATGCCGGATTCTCCACGGCGGAGGATTCGAACGCCTTCTACCGGCGCAACCTCGCGGCCGGCCAGAAGGGCCTCTCGGTCGCCTTCGATCTCGCGACCCACCGCGGCTACGATTCGGATCACCCGCGCGTCTCGGGCGATGTCGGCATGGCGGGTGTCGCGATCGACTCGATCTACGACATGCGCACCCTGTTCTCCGGCATCCCACTCGACGAGATGACGGTGTCGATGACGATGAACGGCGCGGTGCTGCCCGTGCTCGCCCTCTACATCGTCGCAGCCGAGGAGCAGGGCGTGCCGCCGGAAAAGCTCGCCGGCACGATCCAGAACGACATCCTCAAGGAGTTCATGGTCCGCAACACCTACATCTATCCCCCCAAGGGATCGATGCGGATCATCTCGGACATCTTCGGCTACACCTCGAAGAACATGCCGAAGTTCAACTCGATCTCGATCTCCGGCTACCACATGCAGGAGGCCGGGGCGACGCAGGATCTCGAACTCGCCTACACGCTGGCCGACGGCGTCGAGTACATCAAGGCGGGTCTTGCGGCGGGCCTCACCATCGACCAGTTCGCGCCGCGTCTGTCGTTCTTCTGGGCGATCGGGATGAACTTCTTCATGGAGATCGCCAAGATGCGGGCCGCGCGCCTGATCTGGGCCAAGCTCGTCAAGGAGTTCGAGCCGAAGAGCGACAAGTCGTTGCCGCTGCGCACCCACTCGCAGACGAGCGGCTGGTCGCTCACCGCGCAGGACGTGTTCAACAACGTCACCCGCACCTGCATCGAGGCGATGGCGGCGACGCAAGGCGGGACGCAGTCGCTCCACACCAACGCGCTCGACGAGGCGCTGGCGCTGCCCACCGACTTCTCGGCCCGCATCGCCCGCAACACGCAGCTCTTCCTGCAGCAGGAGAGCGGCACCACCCGGATCATCGATCCGTGGGGCGGCTCCTACTATGTCGAGCGGCTGACCCGGGACATCGCCGACCGCGCTTGGGAGCATATTCGCGAGGTCGAGGCGCTCGGCGGCATGGCCAAGGCCATCGAGGCCGGCATCCCGAAGCTGCGCATCGAGGAGGCGGCAGCGCGCGCCCAGGCGCGGATCGATTCCGGCCGGCAGACGATTGTCGGCATCAACAAGTACAAGCCCGACGACGAGATGAAGATCGATCTGCTTCGCGTCGACAACGCCGACGTGCGCGCCAAGCAGATCGACAAGCTCAAGCGCCTGCGCGCCGAGCGCAACCAGGCCGACGTCGATGCGGCACTCGCCGCCCTAACGAAGGCCGCGGACGGGGAGGGCAACCTGCTCGAACTGGCGGTGAACGCGGCGCGGGCCAAGGCCACGGTCGGCGAGATCTCGGAGGCGCTGGAGAAGGCCTGGGGCCGTCACCGCGCCGAGATCCGCTCGATCTCGGGCGTCTACAAGCGAGAGGTGGGCGGCATGTCGCCGGTGGTGGAGAAGGTCCGCGGCCTCGTCGAGGCCTTCGAGGAGAATGACGGGCGCCGCCCGCGCATCCTGGTGGCCAAGATGGGCCAGGACGGGCACGACCGCGGCCAGAAGGTGATCGCCTCGGCCTTTGCCGACCTCGGGTTCGACGTCGATATCGGGCCGCTCTTCGCCACGCCGGAGGAAGCTGCGCGGCAAGCGGTGGAGAACGACGTGCACATCGTCGGCGTCTCCTCGCTGGCGGCCGGTCACCTCACGCTGGTGCCGGAATTGAAGGCCGCGCTGAAGACGGAGGGACGCGACGACGTGATGATCGTGGTCGGCGGCGTGATCCCGCCGGGGGATTACGACGCGCTCTACGCCGCCGGCGCCTCGGCGATCTTCCCGCCGGGGACGGTGATTGCGGAAGCGGCGGTGAAGCTGCTGGGCGAGCTCAACGGACGTCTCGGCTACGGCGAGCGGCAGGCGGCTGAATAG
- a CDS encoding DUF817 domain-containing protein, which produces MRRWRTAPSAARTWPFLAGFVAAEQRLGERAQAAGRMPSFAYEFLRFGVKQGWACLFGGLICALLIGTHLFYPADASLSRYDFLTLAAVLIQVALLALGMETWEEAKVIALYHVVGTAMEIFKTGVGSWVYPEASWLQIMGVPLFTGFMYASIGSYIARVWRLFDFRFTRHPPLMFTLPLAGAIYVNFFSHHYMADLRALLFVATGLLFGATIVHFKVWHVHRQMPLLLGFVLVSLFIWFAENIGTASRVWLYPNQTAGWSPVSAAKLGSWFLLMIVSYVLVTLVNRPEPCSETEPARPADPAQPRPAR; this is translated from the coding sequence ATGAGGCGGTGGCGAACGGCGCCGAGCGCGGCGCGGACCTGGCCGTTTCTCGCGGGCTTCGTCGCGGCCGAGCAAAGGCTCGGCGAGCGCGCTCAGGCTGCGGGCCGCATGCCGTCTTTCGCCTACGAGTTCCTGCGCTTCGGGGTGAAGCAGGGCTGGGCCTGCCTGTTCGGCGGGCTGATCTGCGCTCTCCTGATCGGCACGCACCTGTTCTACCCGGCCGACGCATCGCTCTCGCGCTACGACTTCCTCACGCTCGCGGCCGTGCTGATCCAGGTCGCGCTACTCGCGCTCGGCATGGAGACGTGGGAGGAGGCCAAGGTCATCGCGCTCTATCACGTCGTCGGAACGGCGATGGAGATCTTCAAGACAGGCGTCGGTTCGTGGGTCTACCCGGAGGCGAGCTGGCTCCAGATCATGGGCGTGCCGCTGTTCACCGGCTTCATGTATGCCAGCATCGGCTCCTACATCGCCCGTGTCTGGCGCCTGTTCGACTTCCGCTTCACGCGGCACCCGCCGTTGATGTTCACGCTGCCGCTGGCGGGCGCGATCTACGTCAACTTCTTCAGCCACCACTATATGGCGGACTTACGCGCGCTGTTGTTCGTCGCAACCGGTCTGCTGTTCGGCGCCACGATCGTGCACTTCAAGGTCTGGCACGTGCATCGTCAGATGCCGCTGCTGCTCGGCTTCGTCCTCGTGTCGCTCTTCATCTGGTTCGCCGAGAACATCGGCACGGCGAGCCGTGTCTGGCTCTACCCGAACCAGACGGCCGGCTGGTCGCCGGTCTCGGCGGCCAAGCTCGGCTCGTGGTTCCTGCTGATGATCGTGTCCTATGTGCTGGTCACGCTGGTGAACCGGCCGGAGCCTTGCTCCGAGACGGAACCCGCGCGGCCCGCCGATCCGGCGCAGCCGCGACCCGCGCGCTGA